TCCCATGCGCGAACTCGACGGCTCGAACGCGGGCGGGCAGTTCCTCCGGAGCGCCCTCACGCTGTCCGTCCTCGAGGACGTCCCGATCAGGATCGAGAACGTCCGCGGCGACCGTCCCACGCCCGGGCTCGCCCACCAGCACCTGGCCGTCCTCGAGACGATGGCCGAGGTCTGTGACGCCACGGTCTCGGGCGCCGAACTCGGCGCGGAGACGATCGAATTCGACCCCGACGGGGCGGGCGCGGACGGGCTCGCTGGCGGCTCCTACGCCGTCGACATCGGCACCGCCGGCAGCGTCACCCTGCTGTTCGACGCCCTCCTGCCGCTGGCGACCGTCCTCGAGGCGCCGCTGTCAGTCACCGCGACGGGCGGGACGGACGTCGAGTGGTCGCCCCCGCTCGATTACTTCCGACTCGTCAAGCTCCCCCTGCTTGCCCGGCACGGGCTCGTCGCGTCCTGTGAGGTCGATCGCCGTGGGTTCTACCCCGACGGGGGCGGTCGGGTAACGCTTCGGGTCGCTCCCTCGAGTCTCGAGCCCCTGGCGCTCGAACGGCGCGGCGAACTCGCGGGCGTGCGACTGTACTCGACCGAATCGGCGTCGCTCGCCGATCGGGACGTCGCCCACCGCCAGCTCGAGGGGGCGCTCGAGCGGCTCGACCTCGCGATGGACGACGGAGACGAGGACGCCGGCCTTCCGATACTCGAGCGCCAGGAACGATCCGCCGAGAGCCACTCGCCCGGTTCGGCGCTCGTGATCAGGATCGATCACGGCACGGGTGTCGCCGGGTTCGGTGCGCTGGGCGAGCGAGGCAAACCCGCCGAGCGGGTCGGCGAGGACGCCGCCGACGCCGCGAACCGGTTTCTCGAGGGACGGGGGTCGGTCGACACCCATATGGGTGATCAGCTGCTGGTCTTCCTCGCACTGGCCGGCGGCCGGGTGGGGATTCCCCGGGTAACCGACCACGTCGAGGGCAGCCGGAAGCTGCTGGCCGCGTTCGGGATCGAAACCGTCCTCGAGCGGACTGCCGAGGACGTCGTCGTCTCGCTTGCCGACGACCGGGGGAACGACACACCTTAACCGCAGCCGATCGATCACCCCCACATGATCGCACGCACCGACGGAGTCGAACGGAGGGGAAGGCGGTGAGCGAGATCGTCACCTTCGGCGAGACGATGCTGCGGCTCTCGCCGCCCGACCAGCGCCGCCTCGAGGAAACGCGGGAGCTCGAGGTCCGTGCGGCGGGCGCCGAGAGCAACGTCGCCGTCGCGGCCCAGCGGCTCGGATCCGCGCCGGCGACGTGGACCTCGAAGCTGCCCGACTCGCCGCTGGGACGGCGCGTCGTCGGCGAGCTCGAGGGGTACGGGATCGACGCCGATGTCGTCTGGAGCGACGAGGGCCGACAGGGTACCTACTACCTCGAGCACGGCGGCAAACCCCGCGGAACGAACGTGATCTACGACCGGAGCGACGCCGCGGTCACGACCGCCGAGACCGGGGAGCTCGATACCGGACTGATCGAGGACGCCGAGCTCTTCTTTACGACTGGGATCACGCCCGCACTGTCGGACCGGCTCCGGGAGACGACGGCCGAGCTGCTCGAGACGGCCGCAGAGAGCGGGACGAAGACCGCCTTCGACTTCAACTACCGCGGGAAGCTCTGGTCGCCCGACGAGGCCGCCGACT
This genomic window from Natronococcus occultus SP4 contains:
- the rtcA gene encoding RNA 3'-terminal phosphate cyclase; the protein is MRELDGSNAGGQFLRSALTLSVLEDVPIRIENVRGDRPTPGLAHQHLAVLETMAEVCDATVSGAELGAETIEFDPDGAGADGLAGGSYAVDIGTAGSVTLLFDALLPLATVLEAPLSVTATGGTDVEWSPPLDYFRLVKLPLLARHGLVASCEVDRRGFYPDGGGRVTLRVAPSSLEPLALERRGELAGVRLYSTESASLADRDVAHRQLEGALERLDLAMDDGDEDAGLPILERQERSAESHSPGSALVIRIDHGTGVAGFGALGERGKPAERVGEDAADAANRFLEGRGSVDTHMGDQLLVFLALAGGRVGIPRVTDHVEGSRKLLAAFGIETVLERTAEDVVVSLADDRGNDTP
- the kdgK1 gene encoding bifunctional 2-dehydro-3-deoxygluconokinase/2-dehydro-3-deoxygalactonokinase, which encodes MSEIVTFGETMLRLSPPDQRRLEETRELEVRAAGAESNVAVAAQRLGSAPATWTSKLPDSPLGRRVVGELEGYGIDADVVWSDEGRQGTYYLEHGGKPRGTNVIYDRSDAAVTTAETGELDTGLIEDAELFFTTGITPALSDRLRETTAELLETAAESGTKTAFDFNYRGKLWSPDEAADCLRGLFPSIDVLVVAARDARNVLGLEGEAAELGTELADEFGFETVIITRGAEGALAWNDGEIVEQPSYETETLDPIGTGDAFTGAFLARRLEGEDVATALEYAAATAALKRTIPGDIALVTREEVESVVAEDDAEISR